Proteins encoded by one window of Chromobacterium violaceum ATCC 12472:
- a CDS encoding ABC transporter permease, with the protein MIDPQLIIERLPEFFGARDGGPMLSSTDGLILTLELLALSLLLGLAMAVPLAVARVSRRRALSGAVWLFGYVFRGTPLLVQLFIIYYGLAQFDWVRDSWAWHYLQDAYVCAILAFTLNTAAYTTEIIAGQIRATHWGEIEAARSMGMSHWLMLRRIVLPSALRRALPAYSNEVIMMLQSTAIAGLVTLADLTGVARRIYSESYMPFEPFLTAALIYLALTFALVWLMKRAERRYLAFLAPRKP; encoded by the coding sequence GTGATCGATCCCCAACTGATTATCGAACGGCTGCCTGAATTTTTCGGCGCCCGTGACGGCGGCCCGATGCTGTCCAGCACCGACGGTCTGATCCTGACGCTGGAGCTGCTGGCCCTGTCGCTGCTGCTGGGCCTGGCCATGGCGGTTCCGCTGGCGGTGGCCCGCGTCTCCAGGAGGCGCGCGCTGTCCGGCGCCGTCTGGCTGTTCGGCTACGTGTTCCGCGGCACGCCGCTGTTGGTGCAGCTGTTCATCATCTACTACGGCCTGGCGCAATTCGACTGGGTGCGCGACAGCTGGGCCTGGCATTACCTGCAGGACGCCTATGTCTGCGCGATCCTGGCTTTCACGCTGAACACCGCCGCCTACACCACCGAAATCATCGCCGGCCAGATCCGCGCCACCCACTGGGGCGAGATCGAGGCGGCGCGCTCGATGGGCATGAGCCACTGGCTGATGCTGCGCCGGATCGTGCTGCCTTCGGCGCTGCGCCGCGCGCTGCCCGCCTACAGCAACGAAGTGATCATGATGCTGCAAAGCACCGCGATCGCCGGCCTGGTGACGCTGGCCGACCTCACCGGCGTGGCCCGGCGCATCTACAGCGAGAGCTATATGCCGTTCGAGCCCTTCCTCACCGCCGCGCTGATCTACCTGGCCCTGACCTTCGCCCTGGTCTGGCTGATGAAGCGCGCCGAACGCCGCTATCTGGCCTTCCTCGCCCCCCGCAAGCCATGA
- a CDS encoding NAD-glutamate dehydrogenase, which produces MSLTNKTELASLIADIQAVAESKLSSKETQRLAAFFPIYFEETEHADLRQFSSLDLFGAAMAHYEFAGKRSAGQVKCRIYNPDFERDGWQSTHTVIEVVNDDMPFLIDSISMLLSRYNLNLHLLVHPVLAVARDKSGVLAEVKRTEDRSLPLESFIHVQIDRISDAELLSKLEAELKRVLADIRLVVSDEPKMREVLAGIGKDLAKVKGERAAEAKEAVAFLDWMAARNFLFMGYCDYDLVKRDGKDSLKIVKDSGLGILKDQGDKEYSASFEQLPQELRELAHLPQLIILNKSQTRSIIHRPAYVDFVGIKRFNDKGQVIGERRFLGLYTASAYQASPKDVPILRQKVATVVSSCDFVDDSYKAKTLGFVLESYPRDELFEIPAEVLAPIAEGIVSLQERPRVRLFVRADRYHRYVSSLVYVPRDSFSTEVRLKIEKVLMNAFNGASAEFSVQIGDGTLARVHYIIRTASAKLPEFHAADIEAEIARLVRGWTEELHQQLVEAHGEERGNGLFNRYKDGFPLAYREEFAVRNAVLDVQHLEAISAEQPLAMKLYRPFHRVGAAFNLKLFREGEPLGLSASLPILENMGVKVRDEHPYCVKRGDGSQVWISDFGLDVGGFGEQMAQDQVQQDFQELLAQVFAKRCENDGFNRLALVAGLDWREISLVRALAKYLRQGGLTFSQAYIEQCVANYPAITRSLVELFYARLDPAGFDDDKAELLLAAVRGMLDGVANLDEDRILNGFLAVILATRRTNFWQKAEDGQFKSYISFKLESNQIPFLPQPRPLFEIWVYSPRVEGVHLRGSKVARGGLRWSDRMEDFRTEVLGLVKAQMVKNSVIVPMGSKGGFVGKQLPAPSDREAFLAEGIACYKIFISALLDVTDNLVTGQIIPPKDVRRLDPDDPYLVVAADKGTATFSDIANGISESYGFWLGDAFASGGSAGYDHKGMGITARGAWESVKRHFRHLGINTQEQDFTVIGIGDMAGDVFGNGMLLSEHICLKAAFNHLHIFLDPTPDAKKSFAERARLFNLPRSSWADYNRELISKGGGIFERSAKSIPLSPEVKAWLETDKDQMAPNELIHEILKAKIDLLYNGGIGTYIKASTQSHADARDRACDPVRVNGNQLQAKVVAEGGNLTCTQLGRVEFALAGGRIATDAIDNSAGVDCSDHEVNIKILLGAVMQAGDMTLKQRNELLAEMTEEVGHLVLRNNILQTQVLAIKRLEAASMLSTHARMIAHMEKTGELNREIEYLPSETQINERRLARQGLTVPEIAVLLAYSKISLDQAILATDVPDDKDFLPVLVGYFPKPLQQRFGKQMEQHQLRREIIANQLANQIVNRMGTTFVFRLQEESPFSAADIARAWWIASRAFDAESLWGQIEALDNKVPADQQMQLMVLVRTLVERVTRWVLRNKRPFGSVNAVIEQYASKVQGLLAQLPKLIPSADYPAVAELEQRIAHANLPQPLQQVLARLEYAVPLMDIIEIGEGSKLKLEQVAANYFQLGRSLQLDWLRDAITGLPRDNRWQSLARSALRDDLYRVHCKLAKLALQDGEGAAFALQWLEKRHAAVEVCGQMFAELQSFSALDLAMLSAGMRELNNHLLA; this is translated from the coding sequence ATGTCGCTTACCAACAAGACCGAACTGGCCAGTCTGATCGCTGATATTCAGGCAGTGGCCGAGAGCAAGCTTTCTTCCAAGGAGACCCAACGACTCGCCGCCTTCTTCCCGATCTACTTCGAAGAAACCGAACACGCCGACCTTCGGCAGTTCTCCTCTCTCGATCTGTTCGGCGCAGCAATGGCCCACTACGAGTTTGCCGGCAAGCGCTCTGCCGGACAGGTCAAGTGCCGCATCTACAACCCCGATTTCGAACGCGACGGCTGGCAAAGTACTCACACGGTGATCGAAGTGGTGAACGACGACATGCCGTTCCTGATCGATTCGATCTCCATGCTGCTGTCGCGCTACAACCTCAATCTGCATCTGCTGGTCCATCCGGTGCTGGCGGTCGCCCGCGACAAGAGCGGCGTGCTGGCCGAGGTGAAGCGCACCGAGGACCGCAGCCTGCCGCTGGAGTCGTTCATCCACGTCCAGATCGACCGCATCAGCGACGCCGAGCTGCTGTCCAAGCTGGAGGCCGAACTCAAGCGCGTGCTGGCGGACATCCGCCTGGTGGTCAGCGACGAGCCGAAAATGCGCGAAGTGCTGGCCGGCATCGGCAAGGACCTGGCCAAGGTGAAGGGCGAACGCGCCGCAGAGGCCAAGGAAGCCGTGGCCTTCCTCGACTGGATGGCCGCCCGCAACTTCCTGTTCATGGGCTATTGCGACTACGACCTGGTCAAGCGCGACGGCAAGGACAGCCTGAAGATCGTCAAGGACTCCGGCCTCGGCATCCTGAAGGACCAGGGCGACAAGGAATACTCCGCCAGCTTCGAACAGTTGCCGCAGGAACTGCGCGAGCTCGCGCACCTGCCGCAACTGATCATCCTGAACAAGTCCCAGACCCGCTCCATCATCCACCGCCCGGCCTATGTCGACTTCGTCGGCATCAAGCGCTTCAACGACAAGGGCCAGGTGATAGGCGAGCGCCGCTTCCTGGGCCTGTATACCGCCAGCGCCTACCAGGCTTCGCCGAAGGACGTGCCCATCCTGCGCCAGAAAGTGGCGACCGTGGTGTCCAGCTGCGACTTCGTCGACGACAGCTACAAGGCCAAGACCCTGGGCTTCGTGCTGGAAAGCTACCCGCGCGACGAGCTGTTCGAGATCCCGGCCGAAGTGCTGGCGCCGATCGCCGAAGGCATCGTCAGCCTGCAGGAGCGTCCGCGCGTGCGCCTGTTCGTCCGCGCCGACCGTTACCACCGCTATGTCAGCAGCCTGGTCTACGTGCCGCGCGACAGCTTCAGCACTGAAGTGCGGCTGAAGATCGAAAAGGTGCTGATGAACGCCTTCAACGGCGCCAGCGCCGAGTTCAGCGTGCAGATCGGCGACGGCACCCTGGCCCGCGTCCACTACATCATCCGCACCGCATCCGCCAAGTTGCCTGAATTCCACGCCGCCGACATCGAAGCCGAAATCGCCCGCCTGGTGCGCGGCTGGACCGAGGAGCTGCACCAGCAACTGGTGGAGGCGCACGGCGAAGAGCGCGGCAACGGCCTGTTCAACCGCTACAAGGACGGCTTCCCGCTGGCTTACCGCGAAGAGTTCGCGGTGCGCAACGCGGTGCTGGACGTCCAGCACCTGGAAGCGATCTCTGCCGAGCAGCCGCTGGCGATGAAGCTGTACCGTCCCTTCCATCGCGTGGGCGCGGCCTTCAATCTGAAGCTGTTCCGCGAGGGCGAGCCGCTGGGCCTGTCCGCCAGCCTGCCCATCCTGGAGAACATGGGTGTCAAGGTGCGCGACGAGCATCCGTACTGCGTGAAGCGCGGCGACGGCAGCCAGGTGTGGATCAGCGACTTCGGCCTGGACGTCGGCGGCTTCGGCGAGCAGATGGCGCAGGACCAGGTGCAGCAGGACTTCCAGGAGCTGCTGGCCCAGGTGTTCGCCAAGCGCTGCGAGAACGACGGCTTCAACCGGCTGGCGCTGGTGGCCGGCCTCGACTGGCGCGAAATCTCGCTGGTGCGCGCGCTGGCCAAGTATCTGCGCCAGGGCGGCCTGACTTTCAGCCAGGCCTACATCGAGCAGTGCGTGGCCAACTATCCGGCCATCACCCGCAGCCTGGTGGAGCTGTTCTACGCCCGCCTGGACCCGGCGGGCTTCGACGACGACAAGGCCGAGCTGCTGCTGGCCGCGGTGCGCGGCATGCTGGACGGCGTGGCCAACCTGGACGAAGACCGCATCCTGAACGGTTTCCTGGCCGTGATCCTGGCCACCCGCCGCACCAACTTCTGGCAGAAGGCGGAAGACGGCCAGTTCAAGTCCTACATCTCGTTCAAACTGGAGTCCAACCAGATTCCGTTCCTGCCGCAGCCGCGCCCGCTGTTTGAAATCTGGGTGTACAGCCCGCGCGTCGAGGGCGTGCACCTGCGCGGCTCCAAGGTGGCCCGCGGCGGCCTGCGCTGGTCCGACCGCATGGAAGACTTCCGCACCGAGGTGCTGGGCCTGGTGAAGGCGCAGATGGTGAAGAACTCGGTGATCGTGCCGATGGGTTCCAAGGGCGGCTTCGTCGGCAAGCAACTGCCGGCGCCGAGCGACCGCGAGGCCTTCCTGGCCGAGGGCATCGCCTGCTACAAGATCTTCATCTCCGCCTTGCTGGACGTCACCGACAACCTGGTGACCGGCCAGATCATTCCGCCGAAGGACGTGCGCCGCCTGGATCCGGACGATCCGTACCTGGTAGTGGCGGCCGACAAGGGCACCGCGACCTTCTCCGACATCGCCAACGGCATTTCCGAGTCCTACGGCTTCTGGCTGGGCGACGCCTTTGCCTCCGGCGGCTCCGCCGGCTACGACCACAAGGGCATGGGCATCACCGCCCGCGGCGCCTGGGAGTCGGTGAAGCGCCACTTCCGCCATCTGGGCATCAATACCCAGGAACAGGACTTCACGGTGATCGGCATCGGCGACATGGCCGGCGACGTGTTCGGCAACGGCATGCTGCTGTCCGAGCATATCTGCCTGAAGGCGGCGTTCAACCACCTGCACATCTTCCTGGACCCGACGCCGGACGCGAAGAAGAGCTTCGCCGAGCGCGCGCGCCTGTTCAATCTGCCGCGCTCCAGCTGGGCTGATTACAACCGCGAGCTGATCTCCAAGGGCGGCGGCATCTTCGAACGCTCCGCCAAGTCGATTCCGCTGTCGCCGGAAGTGAAGGCATGGCTGGAAACCGACAAGGACCAGATGGCGCCGAACGAGCTGATCCATGAGATCCTCAAGGCCAAGATCGATCTCTTGTACAACGGCGGCATCGGCACCTACATCAAGGCGTCGACGCAGAGCCACGCCGACGCCCGCGACCGCGCTTGCGATCCGGTGCGCGTCAACGGCAACCAGCTGCAGGCCAAGGTCGTCGCCGAGGGCGGCAACCTGACTTGCACCCAGCTGGGCCGCGTGGAGTTCGCGCTGGCCGGCGGCCGCATCGCCACCGACGCCATCGACAACTCGGCCGGCGTCGATTGCTCCGACCACGAGGTCAACATCAAGATCCTGCTGGGCGCGGTGATGCAGGCCGGCGACATGACGCTGAAGCAGCGCAACGAGCTCTTGGCTGAAATGACCGAGGAAGTCGGCCACCTGGTGCTGCGCAACAACATCCTGCAGACCCAGGTGCTGGCGATCAAGCGTCTGGAAGCGGCTTCCATGCTGTCCACCCACGCGCGGATGATCGCGCACATGGAGAAGACCGGCGAGCTGAACCGCGAGATCGAGTACCTGCCGTCCGAAACCCAGATCAACGAGCGCCGCCTCGCCCGCCAGGGCCTGACCGTGCCGGAGATCGCGGTGTTGTTGGCCTACAGCAAGATTTCGCTGGACCAGGCCATCCTGGCCACCGACGTGCCGGACGACAAGGACTTCCTGCCGGTGTTGGTGGGCTATTTCCCGAAACCGCTGCAGCAGCGTTTCGGCAAGCAGATGGAGCAGCACCAGCTGCGCCGCGAGATCATCGCCAACCAGCTGGCCAACCAGATCGTCAACCGCATGGGCACCACCTTTGTGTTCCGCCTGCAGGAGGAGTCGCCGTTCTCCGCGGCCGACATCGCCCGCGCCTGGTGGATCGCCAGCCGCGCGTTCGACGCGGAAAGCCTGTGGGGCCAGATTGAGGCGCTGGACAACAAGGTGCCGGCCGACCAGCAGATGCAGCTGATGGTGCTGGTGCGCACCCTGGTGGAGCGCGTCACTCGCTGGGTGCTGCGCAACAAGCGTCCGTTCGGCTCCGTCAACGCGGTGATCGAGCAGTACGCGTCCAAGGTGCAGGGCCTGCTGGCGCAACTGCCCAAGCTGATTCCGTCCGCCGACTACCCGGCGGTGGCCGAGCTGGAGCAGCGCATCGCCCACGCCAATCTGCCGCAGCCGCTGCAGCAGGTGCTGGCTCGCCTGGAATACGCGGTGCCGCTGATGGACATCATCGAGATCGGCGAGGGCAGCAAGCTCAAGCTGGAGCAGGTGGCCGCCAACTACTTCCAGCTGGGCCGCTCGCTGCAGCTGGACTGGCTGCGCGACGCCATCACCGGCCTGCCGCGCGACAACCGCTGGCAGTCTCTGGCCCGCTCCGCGCTGCGCGATGACCTGTACCGCGTGCATTGCAAGCTGGCCAAGCTGGCGCTGCAGGATGGCGAGGGGGCAGCCTTCGCCCTGCAGTGGCTGGAGAAGCGCCACGCCGCGGTGGAGGTGTGCGGCCAGATGTTCGCCGAGCTGCAGTCCTTCAGCGCGCTGGATCTGGCGATGCTGTCCGCCGGCATGCGCGAGCTGAACAACCACCTGCTGGCCTGA
- a CDS encoding bifunctional metallophosphatase/5'-nucleotidase, whose amino-acid sequence MKLIPLGMALGASLALGGCMSDSSSVSATRTQTGDEAAAGQVAVKMIAFNDFHGNLEAPGTLSIPDPKDASKTVKVTAGGVDYLAAWVKQLRAQSPNTVVVSAGDLIGASPLVSGLFHDEPTIEAMNLLGLDINAVGNHEFDDGQDELLRMQNGGCKAGGGNTTCQNGGSFAGAKFKFLAANVQKQDGGTLFPAYEIKKYGNIPVAFIGMTLKGTPDIVSPTGIQGLSFKDEADTVNALVPKLKAQGVAAVVVVVHEGGYQSGNYNECKGISGPIVDIVKKLDKAVGLVVTGHTHQAYNCQIDGRTVTSAKNYGQLFTEINFKLSHATRTFVPGSIQAVNRPVTQDIAPLANISSLVQFYLNKAAPIANKPVGTLAGGLTRAASPAGESTLGDAIADSQLEAGKAQGAVAAFMNPGGIRADLAPAADGSVSYKQIYTVQPFGNTMMTMKLTGEQIDRLLEQQWSNPSQPKILQVSSGFRYSWSQSAPAGSKVDIGSITINGVKIDPKASYTVQVNNFIAGGGDGFTVLTEGVNRVGGGVDVDVLQSYLAAHPALPVPALDRIVQLP is encoded by the coding sequence ATGAAACTGATTCCGTTGGGCATGGCCCTGGGCGCCTCGCTGGCGCTGGGCGGCTGCATGTCCGATTCCTCTTCCGTGAGCGCGACGCGCACCCAGACCGGCGACGAAGCCGCCGCTGGCCAGGTGGCGGTCAAGATGATCGCCTTCAACGATTTTCACGGCAATCTGGAGGCGCCGGGCACGCTGTCGATCCCCGATCCAAAAGACGCGAGCAAGACCGTCAAAGTGACGGCCGGCGGCGTCGACTACCTGGCGGCCTGGGTCAAGCAGCTGCGCGCGCAGTCGCCGAACACCGTGGTGGTGTCGGCCGGCGACCTGATAGGCGCCAGCCCGCTGGTGTCCGGCCTGTTCCACGACGAGCCGACCATCGAGGCGATGAACCTGCTGGGCCTGGACATCAACGCGGTGGGCAACCACGAGTTCGACGACGGCCAGGACGAACTGCTGCGTATGCAGAACGGTGGCTGCAAGGCGGGCGGCGGCAACACCACTTGCCAGAACGGCGGCAGCTTCGCCGGCGCCAAATTCAAGTTCCTGGCCGCCAACGTGCAGAAACAGGACGGCGGCACGCTGTTCCCCGCCTATGAGATCAAGAAATACGGCAATATTCCGGTCGCCTTCATCGGCATGACGCTGAAAGGCACGCCTGACATCGTCTCGCCCACCGGCATCCAGGGGTTGAGCTTCAAGGACGAGGCCGACACCGTCAACGCGCTGGTGCCCAAGCTGAAGGCGCAGGGCGTGGCCGCGGTGGTGGTGGTGGTGCACGAGGGCGGCTACCAGAGCGGCAATTACAACGAGTGCAAGGGCATCTCCGGCCCCATCGTCGACATCGTCAAGAAGCTGGACAAGGCGGTGGGTCTGGTGGTCACCGGCCACACCCACCAGGCCTACAACTGCCAGATCGACGGCCGCACCGTCACCAGCGCCAAGAACTACGGACAGTTGTTCACCGAGATCAATTTCAAGCTGAGCCACGCGACGCGGACTTTCGTGCCGGGATCCATCCAGGCGGTCAACCGCCCGGTGACCCAGGACATCGCGCCGCTGGCCAATATCAGCAGCCTGGTCCAGTTCTATTTGAACAAGGCCGCGCCCATCGCCAACAAGCCGGTGGGCACGCTGGCGGGCGGCTTGACCCGCGCAGCCAGCCCGGCGGGCGAGTCGACGCTGGGCGACGCGATCGCCGATTCGCAACTGGAAGCCGGCAAGGCGCAGGGCGCGGTGGCCGCCTTCATGAACCCGGGCGGCATCCGCGCCGACCTGGCGCCGGCAGCGGATGGCAGCGTCAGCTACAAGCAGATCTATACCGTGCAGCCGTTCGGCAACACCATGATGACGATGAAGCTGACCGGCGAGCAGATAGACCGCCTGCTGGAGCAGCAGTGGAGCAATCCGTCCCAGCCCAAGATCCTGCAGGTGTCGTCCGGCTTCCGCTACAGCTGGAGCCAGTCGGCGCCGGCCGGCAGCAAGGTGGACATCGGCAGCATCACGATCAACGGCGTGAAGATCGACCCCAAGGCCAGTTACACGGTGCAGGTGAACAACTTCATCGCCGGCGGCGGAGACGGCTTCACCGTGTTGACCGAGGGCGTCAACCGCGTCGGCGGCGGGGTGGACGTGGACGTGCTGCAAAGCTATCTGGCGGCGCATCCCGCGCTGCCGGTGCCGGCGCTTGACCGCATCGTCCAGTTGCCGTGA
- a CDS encoding ABC transporter permease, translated as MLQGYLPSILEGGVLTLKLAGTALVVSVALGLVGALFKSSHSRPLTLLAEFYSTVVRGVPDLVWMFLLFFGAQMALNDLCGYFGWQSPDIDPFAAGVATLGFIFGAYMTETFRGAMMAVHKGQMEAGLAYGMTPLRVFFRIQLPQMVRYALPSFSNNWLVLVKSTALVSVIGLNDVMYRADAAKSATQQPFDVYIVVGALFLVVTGVSNLLLHWLEKRYSMGTKESGL; from the coding sequence ATGCTTCAAGGCTACCTTCCCAGCATTCTAGAAGGCGGTGTGCTGACCCTGAAACTGGCCGGCACCGCGCTGGTCGTGTCCGTCGCGCTCGGCCTGGTCGGCGCGCTGTTCAAGTCCAGCCACTCGCGCCCGCTGACCCTGCTGGCAGAATTCTACTCCACCGTGGTGCGCGGCGTTCCGGACCTGGTGTGGATGTTCCTGCTGTTCTTCGGCGCCCAGATGGCTCTCAATGACCTCTGCGGCTACTTCGGCTGGCAAAGCCCGGACATCGACCCGTTCGCCGCGGGCGTGGCCACGCTGGGCTTCATCTTCGGCGCCTACATGACCGAGACCTTCCGCGGCGCGATGATGGCCGTGCACAAGGGCCAGATGGAAGCCGGGCTCGCCTACGGCATGACGCCGCTGCGCGTGTTCTTCCGCATCCAGCTGCCGCAGATGGTGCGCTATGCGCTGCCCAGCTTCTCCAACAACTGGCTGGTGCTGGTGAAGTCCACCGCCCTGGTGTCTGTGATCGGCCTCAATGACGTGATGTACCGCGCCGATGCCGCCAAATCCGCCACCCAGCAGCCGTTCGACGTCTACATCGTCGTCGGCGCGTTGTTCCTCGTCGTCACCGGCGTGTCCAACCTGCTGCTCCACTGGCTGGAGAAACGCTATTCGATGGGCACCAAGGAGAGCGGCCTGTGA
- a CDS encoding ABC transporter substrate-binding protein, whose translation MKKALIASAGLALLASLSAQAETLRVGVDLNYPPFSKQGADGKPQGFDIDIANALCAAMKVTCQIVPQDWDGLIPALNANKFDVIISSMQITPERQKAVDFSHKYYNIASRMVAKDGTKVDAASLKGKKIGVLRASTQEKFAKDYWGKNGATVVPYAKSPESFLDLKSGRVDAVFVDSAVGEQEFLKTTQAKGYSFVGPNYSDVKYFGPGCGIAVKKGNKALVERLNKGIDQIRKDGSYKKVQDKYFSFDIYGG comes from the coding sequence ATGAAAAAAGCCCTGATCGCAAGCGCCGGCCTCGCCCTGCTCGCCTCCCTGTCCGCTCAAGCCGAAACCCTGCGCGTCGGCGTGGATCTCAACTACCCGCCGTTCTCCAAGCAAGGCGCCGACGGCAAGCCGCAAGGCTTCGACATCGACATCGCCAACGCGCTGTGCGCGGCGATGAAGGTCACTTGCCAGATCGTGCCGCAAGACTGGGACGGCCTGATCCCGGCGCTGAACGCCAACAAGTTCGACGTCATCATCTCGTCGATGCAGATCACGCCGGAACGCCAGAAGGCGGTGGACTTCTCGCACAAGTACTACAACATCGCCAGCCGCATGGTGGCCAAGGACGGCACCAAGGTCGACGCCGCCAGCCTGAAGGGCAAGAAGATCGGCGTGCTGCGCGCGTCCACCCAGGAAAAGTTCGCCAAGGATTACTGGGGCAAGAACGGCGCCACCGTCGTGCCTTACGCCAAATCGCCCGAATCCTTCCTGGACCTGAAGTCCGGCCGCGTCGACGCGGTGTTCGTCGACAGCGCCGTAGGCGAGCAAGAGTTCCTCAAGACCACCCAGGCCAAGGGCTACAGCTTCGTCGGCCCCAACTACTCCGACGTCAAGTACTTCGGCCCCGGCTGCGGCATCGCCGTCAAGAAAGGCAACAAGGCCTTGGTCGAGCGCCTGAACAAGGGCATCGACCAGATCCGCAAGGACGGTTCCTACAAGAAAGTTCAGGACAAGTACTTCAGCTTCGACATCTACGGCGGCTGA
- a CDS encoding GlxA family transcriptional regulator yields the protein MGHPSQTGKALRFGFLLLPHASMADFASASEVLTHANLLAEKRLYETLLLSLDGAPVQLSNGIKLAVDLPLSYAPKLDYLLILADEIGNDFALEDLSKGLAGGNADKMTLAGIGCGSYWLARAGLLAGQRATIHWREISRLTEEFPDVIVTSNLYESEGRCLSCAGGAATFDFMLDLVGKQQGHEFIAQLSELFSMERIRPGNERQRIPLATRIGGSQPKLTEAVSLMEANIEEPLSTDDIAYYVGVSRRQLERLFKQYLGTVPSKYYLELRLNRARQLLQQTSKSIVQIGLACGFSSGPHFSSTYRNHFNITPREERAQRAQPGALSRAP from the coding sequence ATGGGTCATCCGTCCCAAACCGGCAAAGCCCTGCGCTTTGGCTTCCTGCTCCTGCCCCATGCCTCGATGGCCGATTTCGCCAGCGCCTCCGAGGTGCTGACGCACGCCAATCTGCTGGCGGAAAAACGCCTGTACGAAACCCTGTTGCTGTCGCTGGACGGCGCCCCGGTGCAACTGTCCAACGGCATCAAGCTGGCTGTGGACCTGCCGCTGTCCTACGCGCCCAAGCTGGACTATCTGCTGATCCTGGCGGATGAGATCGGCAACGATTTCGCGCTGGAAGACCTGAGCAAGGGCCTGGCCGGCGGCAACGCCGACAAGATGACGCTGGCCGGCATAGGCTGCGGCAGCTACTGGCTGGCGCGCGCCGGCCTGCTGGCTGGGCAGCGCGCCACCATACACTGGCGCGAGATTTCTCGCCTGACCGAGGAGTTTCCGGACGTGATCGTCACGTCCAATCTTTACGAGAGCGAAGGCCGCTGCCTAAGCTGCGCCGGCGGCGCCGCCACTTTCGACTTCATGCTGGATCTGGTGGGCAAGCAACAGGGCCACGAGTTCATCGCCCAATTGTCCGAACTGTTCAGCATGGAGCGCATCCGTCCCGGCAACGAACGCCAGCGCATCCCGCTGGCCACCCGCATCGGCGGCAGCCAACCCAAGCTGACCGAGGCGGTCAGCCTGATGGAGGCGAACATAGAAGAGCCGCTCTCCACCGACGACATCGCCTACTACGTCGGCGTGTCCCGCCGGCAGCTGGAGAGGCTGTTCAAGCAGTATCTGGGCACGGTGCCGTCCAAATACTACCTGGAGCTGCGTCTGAACCGCGCGCGCCAGCTGCTGCAGCAGACCAGCAAATCCATCGTCCAGATCGGACTGGCCTGCGGCTTCTCCAGCGGTCCGCATTTCTCCAGCACCTACCGCAACCATTTCAACATCACCCCGCGCGAGGAACGCGCTCAACGCGCCCAGCCAGGCGCCCTGTCCCGGGCGCCCTGA